The stretch of DNA TAGTCGTGGTAGCAGTGGTAGACGGTGTACCGGGGCCCGTTTGAGTGGACCGGGGGGTTCTATACGGAGTAAAACGAACCGACGGAGTAGAACGGGGAGTAGACGACGGAGTAACAGGAACCGTCGGAGTAGAACGGGGGGTACTAGACGGAGTACGTTGGGAAGACGGAGTACCTACTCGAACACGAACCCGTGCATGCTCAACGGCGGACGGATCTCTACGAGTTCCCCTACTCGGACGTCCTCTAGGGTTCTCGTTGACCCGAGGCTCGTTTACATCCTCCTGATCCGGATGTATCTGAGAGTAAAGGGCATCGAACATGGATGATCTCATACTCGGATCTGCATTCCAAATTTCATCGAATAACTCCTCCAATCGATCATCATCACAAGTCGGCATTGCCTCCGAACCATCGTACTCCAACTTCCTCCAAAATGCATGTAACACATCAACAGGGACCCGAGATCCGTTTCTAGAAATGCGGTGAAGTGAACAAGCACATAACAAACCAAGTGTAGTAGCCTTTACACAACCGCAATCGATCGTCAAGGCATCTTCCGTCATCTTGGCACCTCTTTCGAATTCTTCACGCAATTCACTGATGGCAttctttgatattttgcaagaaagTCTGGAAAATAATCGCTGAATCCCCGTCAACCGCCTCGATCTAGATAACTCCAACGAGTGTCGGATCTCAACATGTTGCGTTTCCATCAAAGAATGAAACCGACTCGGATGCTATCAATCGCGCCAGTTTTCGCGCTATTCAGCCATCTCTTCAAATTCGCATGAGCCGACTCAACCCGGGATGTAGAAGTATTGCCAAAATGAGTTATGTTGTTCGTTCTATACTTGGCCCATTTTTCCAagtgcgggaaccattgcctctcaATATAAGCCGCCACTCCCGCCCATTCCCTTGCCAATTTGCCCCACGCAACATTAAACTTATCTTCGGTTTCCGCCTCGACAACCGCAACGCAGAAACAAGTTAAAAGTTACGTGCTTAGCCCAACTATCTTGACCCGTGATATCAAGTGCTTTCGTCTCCACGTTAGAATATATATGCCAAAGACATAGCAAGTGAGAcgaatccggaaaaacaatgggaATCGCGTTCAACAAACCTTTCTCGCAATCGGAACAATAGCATTAGGTTGAACGGCATCATTGAGCAGGGCCTTCAGTTTCCGTAGGACCCACAGATATTTCTCCTCGGACTCATGCGTCACAAGAGCATACGCGATGACAAAGCTCTTCCCGACAGGTGTGACTCCAACCATCtcaacaagcggaagacggtatTCATTTGTCTTGTACGTGGAATCGATCTGTACCACATAATAGTATGATCGAAACATCTTAACCGCTTCTGGATGAGCCATGAACACGTGGGTTAGCTCATCGGTCTCCTGATCAGTGACCCAATAATGAACGTACTTATCTTTGAACCGCAAGTGCTAATATCTCACAGTCTTGGGTTTCTCCCATCTCTTTCCTCGACCCTTACTTTCTGAGAACGGTTGTAGATTTGTCGCCGATTAGGTCTTGACTTTTCCGGATTCCGCTGATGTAAACCCGCACTAATAATTGCCGGTCTAACGTGAGCTCTAACTTGGGCATCGATATAAGCCAACTCTTCGTCATCAAACTTTGCAAAGTATCtgtcgccgtcacaatacaacgttaAACCATGATTATGAAACCCGGATCTCATCACAAGCTGCCACTTATTCTCTTCTAATTCAACAACTTTCATTGAAAATTTGCAATTGCACCACGCGGTAGCGTGTTACCCTCATTAAAGAATCGGCATCCTTATTTACGGGACCTTTTCCACCCATCCGACAAACAAAATAACGTTGTCTCAAATTCGTGTTACGACCAACTTtcttgttgcttgatttttttataccaaacccgagtCGGAGCCCGATCTCATATGCCCAATTAAACGCTTCAGTACTAGATGCAAAAAATCTGGTTGTCGTAAAATGATCCGAGTAATCAACACCGTCTCCATCGTTAATCACTGCGCACGCGCATTTCAACAAGTTAGTTATTAATTCAATTATTTGCTACGGGACTAGTCGAagtaaatataaaataatataaaattaataCAAACACGGTAATAAGTTAttttttacaaaacgagtcagaaATGTTAAAGATAAAAATTTCATAtaaagacggtaattaattaattcaattgttttataatacaaaaacggcatttaattattttgtacacaacgagtcggaaataacggaaattaattataattatttgaattgtcggaaactataaaaaataaaaaattttaatacaaagacggaaattaattattttatacaaaacgagtcggaaacaaaaaaaaaaaaaaaaaaaaaaaaagtaacgagaaactctaaaacaaaaaaaaaaaaaaaaaaaaaaaaaaacaaacaatgaGCCGACGAAGGAATCCTTCGTCCAAGACCAAGCCTGACGAAGGAATCCTTCGTCCAACACCAAGCCCGATTTAAGGAATCCTTCGTCCATGGGCCATATGAGACGAGCCCATGCTTAAATGCGGCCCTGGGTCCGGGACGAAGAACACCCACGTCTCGGCcacctcgttttttttttttttttttttttttttttttttccgattaatttttcatataaatccgtcacaaattctatcataattccgtctacattcatggcatctatcctaattcgggattcaaacgataataaaacataaatttttaacaaaactaaatcgtaaactaacctcgttactatcttcattgttgaaatcgttgttaaaatcgttcccgttcatgttgttaattacaaaacccgactttttttttgtttgtttgaaatattttagtgagacggtgacttgtgttttagtgagacggtaatttcatttctgttttgagacggaaattgcattttggTGAGACCAATATGGAGTCATGatatggagggcaaacttggaattttacgttaattgtcgacgatatttagtaatttgtcgacgacgtATAGCAGGACCCTTTTTTTTCCGTTATCCAAGCAGTTGTCAGTTGTGACTCTTGTGAGCTTTCAAAGGGAAGGCGATTATGTCTTATTTAAGAGGTATGAAGAAGATTTGAAgaatttaatataattagtttTAAACCCACGAAATTTACGGTATATTTTAAGATTTGTTGAtactccattttttttttcattttcttttttaagGTTAAAATTTCTGAACTTTAATCGtaaatatgcttaaaataagATATTTACTTATTATCAAAATATCTTTTGCTAAATATTTTTTATgttaacaaaaaaaacaaatagaAGTCGTAAAATATGGTCAAAGTTCTGTCTTGGAGCCCATAATAAaacaaatgagaagataaaaaaatggaggaagtattaaatAACGCAAATAACAGTTTTGCAATTAATGTCGTACTTTGTACAATAATTTTAAAAgaataaaatttaaattttgatctCCCCCCATCAACAAAATAAATTAAACTTTATTGGTCTACATAGTATTATGTAGATCTGTCAAATTTACCAGAATTACAAGAATGCCTGAACCTACACCGTTTTTTCATGGAAATAAACCCTTAAATCTTGACTCGCTAGTCGCTACCCAAGACTAAGTTACAACAAAACAACTTGCTAATTTAGTACCAACACTTAGAAGTGTCAAATTCTGACCCTACCTGAAAACCTGACCCGACTTGCTAATTTTAGGTGTTTCATATACTTGGacatttattgtatttttaagaTCACAAATTTTTATTTCAAACCGCTATATCCGTCTGAAATGGTCAGACGGAtatcatttcctctcacaaaaaacccatttaggggtgagtgggaaagcacatgggggtgtcccaccacccatgtgcttctcacttgtgagaggtcttattaCAGTCTGAAATAAGGCGGTCTTAAGCAAGACGAACTATTTTAAGACACAATATTGTAAACCTTTCATGCTAAATAAACAATGTGTAAACACTTATTACGCAAACCACTTCTTGTGCCAAACTTCTTGGGTTTGTGGAATTGGAGTTATGTTGTGTGCTCTGGTAAGGAAATGTGTGACGAAATTTATATGGTTGCTTTAGCAAAATTGAAACAGGCTTAAATGAAAGTCCGTTAGTTTTCGGATTACCCGGCCCACTAGAAAAAGGCGGGTTAGGGCACAAATTTAGGCCCGACTGAACGTGTACTTTGGCCTATTGGGCAAAATTATTGGCCTGGCCCGATCCCGGAAATGATCACCTCTACTCCGAAAAATTATGCATACGTCACCAATACACATACATTATCTGCATAATCACTTGACCACCCACCCAACACATCAGTAATTCAGTATAATACTTAATGTTAGTATACTAGTCTATTAGACTTGGAAAGTTGGAAGTCATTCCTTGAGTAGTTGAGTGCCAGTAGCGGACTGGCAGTTACcattagggatggcagtgggtcggggacccgacccagatcctgagggtcggaccctaatggatcgggtatgggtcttattttttcagacccaatgggtatggggcGGGTATGGGTcataagaaaatatttcgggttcgggtccgggtctaagttatgagactcatacccgacccttagaccctttattaaaaaaaaaaaaaaaaatcaaaatcacaacttttctgaattcatactggcagaccGTAGAAACAAAGTAAGTAAAGTCtttttctcttccctcatcccataaagtgataaaacccgaCCAAACTCTTTtaacaataccaccactccaccacttaCACAAggaaaccaccaccacagcacagatacgcgactggcaaccacctctctaataggcggcgaccgagaaccaccattaacggcaatCAGCGACGGTTAGATGGAGACGGCTATCTAGTACGGTATTGATTTTAGGGTTCCGAGTTTGATTATTTCACATgtatttggaggtaaaattaatttaggtcttctttgtctttcttaatctctttggtatgtatattggatttggttgtgtacaatagagattaataaactcatattGTGAAAGTAGCATGAATTATTAAAGTGGCTGAAACGCGGACCCGCGGGAGGACCCAGACCCAACCCTtgcccatagggtccgggtatgggtcctcaaattttagacctttgcgggtttgggtcgggtacggatccaaagggaaaatctcggatCGGGTCCGGGTCTGTGTgaaccctacccagaccctacccattgccatccctagttaCCACACTGACTTCGTCTCTTCTGCAGTTTCGCTAAGGGGTCAGCCTCTATCAGCGCTATAAAGAATTCCATATTGGTGGGCTATTCAATTAATACGCCACAAGCCCACAAAGTTAATGCTCCATTGAAAGCTTCTTATATACCTCGAAACAACCGGATAAATAAAAACACTTAGTCTTCCTTAATATAAAACCATCAGTTAGTTTTACTGAAGACGGGTCAGAGCAAGTGAAGGTAATGCCATTCACAgaacggatagggggacaaggtaggggcacccccatgtgcttccctctctcctctatttgggtcatttgtgagaggaaatagtatccgtcactccaaagtgacggatacgtgccgtcttcaatgagattttgtgtaaacCCATATCTATTAATTATAAGGCCTTGTTCTTTCTGACTTATTTTCACTTACTTGATTCATTCACTTTTATTCTATTGATTCGATTCGGTTTAGCTTTCGATTCACTTGACTCGGCTCTATTCGATTCCGATTGATTGATTCACTCTATTCGATTCACTCACTCAactcggctccattcgattcactctccactaaattcagccaatttcaattttgcgaatcttaaacttaatagtttttattaatattattaatactatataattataattatagttataattataattattattattataattattattattattattattattatcatcatcgtcatcattaatttattattaattaatcatcctcattattgttattattatgaatattatggttattaaaatcaataatattcatattaatataattaatactattactattactattattattattaatatgaatattaattaagaataatattattaataacattgttaattttaatattactattattaatacctaattattttttcatatacgaactttactctttcatatacactttttcataacgttctattttgtacccttttcacctaaaactAAACCAAGTGAACTTttaaatcaatatttttccctaaaacttaatttaattgctcaaatgacttaaaactaTCAAGACGGATTCTAATTtttcaaataataaattaatttacttgttataaattattaatattatttgaagagttttaattaatcaaccaaattttatttatttggtaaagatgaaattagggtttgtctatttttatttatctaattaattaaattaggattgttgctGCTTCGTGGTGGCTACATAATCtgtcaaattaggatgataaacgGCTAGACTTTGAACATCAATATAGAAAATTGGTGCTTcattatttcacctaattagattgatggcgaaccgtggttcatggtggctacctagttaatcactcaaattaatatattattagtattaatattattaatattattattgatgttcttcttcttcttctaataataataataataaattattattattattattatcaatatcaatattaatattatttcagttcaattcagctccaatCAGCTTAGTTGAGTTCAAATTCTATTCATTCAAATTTCACTCtccattcattcgattcgattcggcttcattccattcgattcgattcgattcgattcgatttgattcgattcgattgattcattcattcgattcatttcaTTCGAAATTCATTGATTCGGTTCATTCGGTTCAAATTCGATTCGATTTAGTTTAGCTCTAAAAccagaaagaacatggtctaagTGTAAAACAGGTCAAATAATACCTCATATATGTCAAATGGTGTATACAAGTCATGTTGTAAGGGTCAAATAGTTTTGATAGAACGGAGTATTCATTAAGCCAACGCGGCACTTTTACGTACTAGGTGGGAACAATCACAAGGACAGTGCCTATTATTAGTAAAATTGCAAGGCAATATATATCTTAAATCCTGAATTCAACAAATTATTAGTATGAAACTTCTTGTTTTTAAGTCAAGTTGACTGCTTCCAATAGCTTGATTATTTATGTCTGTGGGGCAAATACTAGAAAAAGTCTTCTGTAAAGAGCGTGGCGAAAGCTTAACCAATATAACAATACTACTACAAATCAACGATTTATTTGAAAGTGCAGTCTGTAAAGTAATTCTTTCCTAGTAAAGTAATTCTTCAATTCTACGTAGTTCTAAGTAAAGTAGCAATCACGGTTATTGATATCGGTTTTACAACAATGAAATACAACCGAGTTATCAAGGTTGTTAGGTTACCGCACCGCCCTTATCTGTAGAGAAACAACAAAGATCAGGCCGTGACGATCGATGTCCAGATTAAATCTGAAACCGAAATTTAATATCATTGGTAGCAATCACTAACCAAAACTTCACGTGTAAAAGAAATAATTACCCTGGTAGGTGGTGTAGTTATCCATAGCTAGAGACAGAGACCAATGAAAAAATCATGAAAATGTAAATGCCTATATAAATCAAAGAGTAATGCAGTTCAAGAGCATCTCACACAAAACAACTACTGACAACTTCATACAAAATGAAACCAATCCACCTCCAAACCCAAAATGAATGTCCAAGTATTATTTCTCTACTATGTAGCAAACCAGCCTTTCTTGTCATCTTTGTTTTTCTTATGCAAAATATTACCGTAACTTTATCACTGCGTAGTATAGACTACCCAGGCAACGAGACCGACTACACTGCGTTGCTGGCCATCAAGAGCCAACTAAAGGTTCCTTCAAACTGGGTTTTAAGCTCATGGAACGACTCTATTCACCACTGTTCTTGGGAGGGAGTCAAATGTGGGCGTAAACATAAACGAGTGACTGTACTAGATTTGAGTTCTAGAGGTTTGGCAGGAACCATATCTCCTTTTATTGGAAACCTGAGCTTTCTTAAGATCATTAACCTTTACAATAATAGTCTATTTGGAGAAATTCCCAGTCAATTAGGTCATCTAATCAGGCTTAATGAACTACGGCTATTTAACAACACACTTGTAGGTGAAATTCCAGCCAACTTATCTCGTTGTGTTAACCTTAGAGTGTTTTTCTTAGCCAACAACAAGCTAGAGGGAAAACTCCCAATAGGACTAGGATTATTATCGAAGCTAACAGACTTTCGTGTGCAAATTAACCATCTTACGGGCCCTCTTTTTGACATCATACAAAATCTTACTTCTTTAGTATACTTAGTTGCTCATGAAAACTCATTTACAGGAACAATCCCGAACAGTATTGGTAGGATGCAAAATCTAACCATCATTCAATTTTCAGAAAATAAACTCATAGGCACACTTCCCACATCCTTTTTTAATATCTCCTCCCTTCAAGGTCTTGAGTTTATGTACAACCAACTACATGGCGAACTTCCAGCAGATGTTGGCGTCAATATTCCCCGTCTGACATCGTTCAACCTCGCGGGAAACAATTTCACAGGATTAATTCCAATCACGATACAAAACCTTACAGCTCTTGAATTTATTGGACTCCGTCAAAATAATTTTATAGGAAATCTTCCTTATAATTTTGGGAATTTTCATAAGCTAAATTATTTAACTCTAGGAGGGAACTTCCTAGAGGGTGACATTAATTTTATAGATACACTTGTTAACTGCAGCCAATTACGTATCCTCAATTTGGGACCGAATCATTTTTCAGGAATATTACCCAAATCTGTTGCCAATCTCTCCACCTCTTTGCAAGTGCTCGATATAGGAAATACTCTGATAAGTGGAAAAATTCCAGAAGGTATTACCAATCTCAACAATCTTGAGAAGTTATGGATGTACAACTGTAACTTAACGGGATCTATCCCTCAAGATTTCGGGAAGCTCTACAAATTGGAAGCACTTTTTCTGTACTCCAACAATTTAAAAGGTAAAATTCCCAATTCCATGGCCAATTTATCACGCTTGAGTTGGCTTGTTTTAGAAGACAACATATTGGAAGGGAGTATACCTCCAAACCTCGGGAATTGCCAAAGCTTGTTGTTCCTGGATTTATCAAACAATGAACTCAATGGAACCTTCGGCAATGAGCTATTTGAAGGATCTGCTTCATTTGTCAAAGTAGATTTGTCTCAAAATCATTTGGAAGGCTCCCTACCTTTGGAAATGAGTAAACAAAGTAACCTACAAGTCTTAGGACTGTCTAAAAATAAGTTTTCGGGTATCATTCCAGATAGTCTTGGTGACTGTTCTGACCTTCAATACCTCAACATGGATGGAAATTCTTTCCAGGGAAATATTCCATCATCTTTTGCTTCTTTGACTAGCCTCGAAGAAATTGACTTTTCTCGAAACAATTTATCTGGCCCAATTCCAGCATTCTTTTCTAAATTTCCTACATTATATTACCTTAACTTATCTTATAACGACTTTGAGGGAAGGGTTCCAACAAATTCAGTATTTGCAAATGTAAGTGCGGTCTTTGTTGCTGGCAATAACAGACTTTGTGGAGGAATAAAACAGCTTCACTTACCAAAGTGCATTGAGAAGAAAAGCTcgggaaagaagaaaagaataatGTCTCATGCCCTTAAATTGATAATCCCAATTGTTGGCGCACTATTTGGGATGGTGGCCATAGCATCAGGGCTGTATCTAGGATGTCTCAAAAAGAAAAAGTCACCTCTTTCATCAGGTTCAATGATGGGGATTGTAACCATGAAAGTGTCTTACGACATGTTACTCAAAGCAACGGCTGATTTTTCTTCAGAAAATCTAGTTGGGATGGGATCTTTTGGATCCGTGTTTAAGGGGGTTTTGGATGGAAAGACCGTTGCCGTTAAAGTTCTCAACTTGCAACGCCGTTGTGCATCTAAAAGTTTCATGGCAGAATGCAACGCGTTAAGAAATGTCCGTCACAGGAATCTGATAAGCATCATAACAGCTTGTTCAAGTATTGACTTTCAGAGAAATGATTTTAGAGCACTAGTATACGAGTTCATGCCCAATGGAAGCCTAGACAGATGGTTACATGGAGTTGACGGAAACATGAGCCTCGCTCAAAGGGTGGATGTAGCGATTGATGTGGCCCATGCAATCAGCTATCTACACCATGAGTGTGAAACTCCAATAGTGCATTGTGATTTGAAACCTAGCAACATATTGCTTGACAATGACATGGTCGCTCATGTTGGAGATTTTGGATTAGCAAGGTTTCTTACTCAGCCTCGACATCCAAATCAAAGTAGTACAATTGGAATTAAGGGGACTATAGGCTATGCTGCTCCAGGTAATAATCATGTTATTCCTATTTATATTTAGTCTGACAAAAATCATATAACTATATTATCATCAAAAGACTAAGATGCACAAACTCAGTAATCTGCTCGACTTAATGCTAAAGTAGTACCTGTAATAATATTTCACCTAAAATACTCTCACGCATGCACAGTTAGTGACCTTAGTGACCTTACCTAGCTAACACATATTCATAGTAAATGAATTTTCTAAGGCTTGCATATTTATCTACTACCCATTTATACGTCTAAGCATTTGCATTGGGTTCACATGTCAGAGTATGGGCTCGGAAGTGAGCCATCTACGGAGGGTGATGTTTACAGCTATGGCATATTGCTACTTGAGCTTATGACAGGAAAGAGTCCGACAGACAGT from Silene latifolia isolate original U9 population chromosome 10, ASM4854445v1, whole genome shotgun sequence encodes:
- the LOC141605014 gene encoding uncharacterized protein LOC141605014 isoform X2, encoding MKPIHLQTQNECPSIISLLCSKPAFLVIFVFLMQNITVTLSLRSIDYPGNETDYTALLAIKSQLKVPSNWVLSSWNDSIHHCSWEGVKCGRKHKRVTVLDLSSRGLAGTISPFIGNLSFLKIINLYNNSLFGEIPSQLGHLIRLNELRLFNNTLVGEIPANLSRCVNLRVFFLANNKLEGKLPIGLGLLSKLTDFRVQINHLTGPLFDIIQNLTSLVYLVAHENSFTGTIPNSIGRMQNLTIIQFSENKLIGTLPTSFFNISSLQGLEFMYNQLHGELPADVGVNIPRLTSFNLAGNNFTGLIPITIQNLTALEFIGLRQNNFIGNLPYNFGNFHKLNYLTLGGNFLEGDINFIDTLVNCSQLRILNLGPNHFSGILPKSVANLSTSLQVLDIGNTLISGKIPEGITNLNNLEKLWMYNCNLTGSIPQDFGKLYKLEALFLYSNNLKGKIPNSMANLSRLSWLVLEDNILEGSIPPNLGNCQSLLFLDLSNNELNGTFGNELFEGSASFVKVDLSQNHLEGSLPLEMSKQSNLQVLGLSKNKFSGIIPDSLGDCSDLQYLNMDGNSFQGNIPSSFASLTSLEEIDFSRNNLSGPIPAFFSKFPTLYYLNLSYNDFEGRVPTNSVFANVSAVFVAGNNRLCGGIKQLHLPKCIEKKSSGKKKRIMSHALKLIIPIVGALFGMVAIASGLYLGCLKKKKSPLSSGSMMGIVTMKVSYDMLLKATADFSSENLVGMGSFGSVFKGVLDGKTVAVKVLNLQRRCASKSFMAECNALRNVRHRNLISIITACSSIDFQRNDFRALVYEFMPNGSLDRWLHGVDGNMSLAQRVDVAIDVAHAISYLHHECETPIVHCDLKPSNILLDNDMVAHVGDFGLARFLTQPRHPNQSSTIGIKGTIGYAAPEYGLGSEPSTEGDVYSYGILLLELMTGKSPTDSMFKEGYSLHLHAEAALPDQVLQIVDPSLEGDNLTEEAEDPRAIQGELERRVECISTVMSVGVSCSNHLPQQRMKIVDARSRLQSARDNLVGARNRRNRPARALMVTEA
- the LOC141605014 gene encoding uncharacterized protein LOC141605014 isoform X3, which produces MKPIHLQTQNECPSIISLLCSKPAFLVIFVFLMQNITVTLSLRSIDYPGNETDYTALLAIKSQLKVPSNWVLSSWNDSIHHCSWEGVKCGRKHKRVTVLDLSSRGLAGTISPFIGNLSFLKIINLYNNSLFGEIPSQLGHLIRLNELRLFNNTLVGEIPANLSRCVNLRVFFLANNKLEGKLPIGLGLLSKLTDFRVQINHLTGPLFDIIQNLTSLVYLVAHENSFTGTIPNSIGRMQNLTIIQFSENKLIGTLPTSFFNISSLQGLEFMYNQLHGELPADVGVNIPRLTSFNLAGNNFTGLIPITIQNLTALEFIGLRQNNFIGNLPYNFGNFHKLNYLTLGGNFLEGDINFIDTLVNCSQLRILNLGPNHFSGILPKSVANLSTSLQVLDIGNTLISGKIPEGITNLNNLEKLWMYNCNLTGSIPQDFGKLYKLEALFLYSNNLKGKIPNSMANLSRLSWLVLEDNILEGSIPPNLGNCQSLLFLDLSNNELNGTFGNELFEGSASFVKVDLSQNHLEGSLPLEMSKQSNLQVLGLSKNKFSGIIPDSLGDCSDLQYLNMDGNSFQGNIPSSFASLTSLEEIDFSRNNLSGPIPAFFSKFPTLYYLNLSYNDFEGRVPTNSVFANVSAVFVAGNNRLCGGIKQLHLPKCIEKKSSGKKKRIMSHALKLIIPIVGALFGMVAIASGLYLGCLKKKKSPLSSGSMMGIVTMKVSYDMLLKATADFSSENLVGMGSFGSVFKGVLDGKTVAVKVLNLQRRCASKSFMAECNALRNVRHRNLISIITACSSIDFQRNDFRALVYEFMPNGSLDRWLHGVDGNMSLAQRVDVAIDVAHAISYLHHECETPIVHCDLKPSNILLDNDMVAHVGDFGLARFLTQPRHPNQSSTIGIKGTIGYAAPEAALPDQVLQIVDPSLEGDNLTEEAEDPRAIQGELERRVECISTVMSVGVSCSNHLPQQRMKIVDARSRLQSARDNLVGARNRRNRPARALMVTEA